One Bacteroidota bacterium genomic window carries:
- a CDS encoding GH3 auxin-responsive promoter family protein, translating into MGIKSILAKPLAAIVSKQIKKWASQPVETQQKVFSSHMAVLAQTAFGRDHGITATTTYEQFKKQVPVRDYEALRPYLERVVAGEEDVTWKGKPLYLSKTSGTTSGVKYIPISKESMPNHINCARNALLMYINETGNAAFIDGGLIFLSGSPELDKKNGIFTGRLSGIVNHHVPQYLRRNQLPSYTTNCIDDWETKVDAIVGETVNKDMTLISGIPPWVQMYFDKLTEKTGKKIKDIFPNFSVFVYGGVNFEPYRKKLIDSIGKQIDTIETYPASEGFIAFQDSQKEEGLLLVLNEGIFFEFIPTAEYFDENPTRISLKDVQVGVNYAVILNTNAGLWGYSIGDTVKFVSTAPYRLVVTGRIKHFISAFGEHVIGEEVEHALMSVAAEEGVDVIEFTVAPYVSQTKGQSYHEWFVEFGTEPKDLAAFAKKVDEALQKKNVYYYDLIVGNILLPLKLNSVPKNTFINYMKAEGKLGGQNKVPRLSNDRKIADKLTELSSQS; encoded by the coding sequence ATGGGAATTAAGTCGATACTTGCCAAACCGCTGGCAGCCATTGTTAGCAAGCAAATTAAAAAATGGGCCTCACAACCTGTTGAAACCCAACAAAAGGTATTTAGCAGCCACATGGCCGTATTGGCGCAAACAGCCTTTGGCCGCGACCACGGTATCACGGCAACTACAACTTACGAGCAGTTTAAAAAACAAGTACCCGTGCGTGATTACGAAGCTCTGCGCCCCTACTTGGAGCGTGTAGTAGCCGGCGAGGAAGACGTAACTTGGAAAGGCAAACCTTTATACCTGTCAAAAACATCGGGCACTACATCGGGGGTAAAATACATACCCATTAGTAAAGAAAGTATGCCCAACCACATTAACTGCGCCCGAAACGCATTGTTGATGTATATAAACGAAACCGGAAATGCAGCCTTTATTGACGGCGGTTTGATTTTCTTATCGGGCAGCCCTGAGTTGGATAAAAAGAACGGCATTTTTACGGGTCGCTTATCAGGTATAGTAAACCACCACGTACCCCAGTACCTGCGACGCAACCAACTACCCAGCTACACCACTAACTGCATTGACGATTGGGAAACCAAAGTGGATGCTATTGTGGGCGAAACTGTGAATAAGGACATGACGCTTATTAGCGGTATTCCACCTTGGGTACAGATGTATTTTGATAAACTGACCGAGAAAACAGGCAAGAAGATTAAAGACATTTTCCCCAACTTCAGCGTGTTTGTGTATGGTGGTGTAAACTTTGAACCCTACCGCAAAAAGCTGATTGACAGCATAGGCAAACAAATTGACACGATTGAAACTTACCCCGCATCAGAAGGGTTTATAGCATTTCAAGACAGTCAGAAAGAAGAAGGCTTGTTGCTGGTACTAAACGAGGGTATCTTTTTTGAGTTTATCCCAACGGCTGAATATTTTGACGAAAACCCCACCCGCATCAGTCTTAAAGATGTGCAAGTGGGCGTTAACTATGCAGTGATATTAAACACCAATGCGGGGCTTTGGGGCTACAGCATTGGCGATACGGTAAAATTTGTAAGCACTGCTCCCTACCGTTTGGTGGTTACAGGTCGTATAAAACACTTTATATCAGCCTTTGGCGAACACGTAATTGGCGAAGAAGTAGAACACGCGCTTATGAGCGTGGCTGCCGAAGAAGGTGTAGATGTGATTGAGTTTACGGTAGCTCCCTACGTTTCGCAAACTAAAGGACAAAGCTACCACGAGTGGTTTGTGGAGTTTGGTACTGAGCCTAAAGACTTAGCTGCCTTTGCAAAAAAAGTAGATGAAGCCCTGCAAAAGAAAAACGTGTATTACTACGATTTGATAGTGGGCAATATCCTGTTGCCTTTAAAACTTAACAGCGTACCCAAAAACACCTTTATTAATTACATGAAGGCCGAGGGTAAACTAGGCGGGCAAAATAAAGTACCACGCTTGAGCAACGACCGAAAAATAGCTGATAAACTCACTGAACTGTCTTCTCAATCCTAA
- a CDS encoding beta-lactamase family protein has protein sequence MKYLLLYICCIAALLTSSCKDGAVPPTQTCEIDFVDSSQNHPKAAIYQNILNTYVKKGLPGAVLYIRDDNGVWIGSAGKADIDKNINMAPCVVSKVASVTKMFVGTVAHLMAEEGKFDYDDPAAAYLPAEVVEKVANANCATIRQLMNHTSGIYDLTTNSKFYLEVLNNPDQTWDSDELIEFAYGQDANFACGQRADYSNTNTMLLGMVLSKIAGRPHHELVKEKILTPLNLQHVYYYSNVGLPANTAQGYFDLYNNGTIVNVSNYNTGSGNGYGGMYATVRDIAIFADALFRDKTLLKQATLDEMLTFNEEDPYIFLGLGAMKRFSYKGDTKFAYGHTGRDLGYSADCFYFPNQKTTMTFIVNYGTNAKSGLKQTFLDFEDAVITEITK, from the coding sequence GCTGTCCCTCCTACCCAAACCTGTGAAATTGATTTTGTTGACAGCAGTCAAAACCACCCCAAAGCGGCTATCTATCAAAACATCTTAAATACGTATGTGAAAAAAGGACTACCCGGAGCTGTATTATACATTCGCGATGACAACGGTGTTTGGATAGGTTCGGCAGGAAAAGCTGATATTGATAAGAACATTAACATGGCCCCTTGCGTAGTTTCGAAGGTGGCCAGTGTAACCAAAATGTTTGTGGGTACCGTGGCTCACCTAATGGCCGAAGAAGGCAAATTTGATTACGACGACCCTGCTGCGGCCTACCTTCCCGCCGAGGTAGTTGAAAAAGTAGCCAACGCAAATTGCGCTACCATCCGCCAGTTGATGAATCATACATCGGGAATTTATGATCTTACCACTAACAGTAAGTTTTATTTGGAGGTTTTGAACAACCCCGACCAAACGTGGGACTCTGATGAGTTGATTGAGTTTGCTTACGGACAAGATGCCAACTTTGCCTGCGGCCAACGGGCAGATTATTCAAACACCAATACGATGTTGCTGGGCATGGTACTGAGCAAAATAGCAGGTCGCCCGCACCATGAGTTGGTGAAAGAAAAAATCCTTACCCCGTTAAATCTGCAACACGTGTATTACTACTCAAACGTGGGGTTGCCGGCCAATACTGCACAAGGATATTTTGATTTGTATAACAACGGCACCATTGTGAATGTGAGCAACTACAACACAGGCAGCGGTAACGGATACGGGGGTATGTATGCAACCGTTCGCGATATTGCCATTTTTGCTGACGCTTTGTTTAGGGACAAAACATTATTGAAACAAGCTACGCTTGATGAGATGCTTACGTTTAACGAGGAAGACCCCTACATATTTTTAGGATTGGGAGCCATGAAACGTTTCAGCTACAAAGGCGATACTAAGTTTGCCTACGGCCACACAGGGCGCGACTTGGGATACAGTGCCGATTGCTTCTATTTCCCTAATCAGAAAACTACGATGACATTTATTGTAAACTACGGCACCAATGCTAAAAGCGGATTGAAACAAACGTTTTTAGATTTTGAAGATGCTGTGATTACAGAGATAACGAAGTAG